AACGGGATTTCTTTCTTTTAGAATTGAAGGTACATTACTACTGAATAACCCCTTAGACTTAAGGCTACTTGCTTCCAATAAGTTGAGTCCCTCTCTAAATTCACCAAAAACTTATGGACTCTTCATTAAAAGGCCCTGCAACACACACCCAATAGATGTGAATAGGACATCATACTTGAACTAAACACAAAACCTATTAACTGATAATAAGTTATATTTGAAATATGGAACATGTAACACATTGTTGGGGATATGACCTGGCAGAATATAAATACTCCCTATATGAGTAACAATCACCTTGAAAGAGTTAGGTAAACTGATATTCAAAGGTACAGGAAGTGTAGTTAGAAACAGGAAAGAATTAGGATCAAAACACATATGCTCTGAGGCACCCGAATCAATGATCCAGGTGTCTGATTTTAGACTAGTAAATACTGAACCTGAGTATTTTAGAATAGTACCAGCAACTGCATTAACATTGATTCCTGTATTTCCTGCCCGTACTAACTTTGCCTGCTTATACATGTGCATCATTTCTGCAATTTGTTCCTTGCTGAGTTGCTGTCCAAAATTACTGTTGTTGAGCTGAGTGCTTTGTCCTGCTGAATTCTCACATTCCTTATGTGTTAGTACTatatttcctttaatttgagtctGATAACCTTTGTGATTGGTGAACTCAAAATCTTTTGAAAATCCAATAATTCTATAGCAGTCCTCTTGTGTATGTcctatttttccacaataagtaCAAGACACATTTTGGATTGTACTTCTTTTTCCCTTTAAACCTTTGTTGAAGTTTAACAAACTTTTGCCCCGAGTTGTTATATTTGGGTGATATGGCTGCTCTTCTTTGTGTTTGGCTTCTAAGTTTCTGATAATTCTTCCCTTGTCCTGTGATCATAAAAGCTGCAAAATCAGGTAGAAGTTGTGCATTAGGCTGCTTGGCCTCTGCAGCTGCCATGAATGATATTGATTCAGAATTAAAATGTGCATTTGCATAAACTTCTCTTTGATTTTCATATTGCAAGAGAAGTGAATAAGCAATATCTATGCTAGGCAAAGGGTTCATCATGAGGATATTTCCTCTTGCTTGTACATAGATGTCATTTAATCTCATTAGGAATTGGATCAATCTCTGATCCTCAAGAGACTTAGTCAACTTTGCCTTTCCTTCATAAACACAAACACATGATCAACATATGATAACATTTAAAGCATCTAATTCATCCCATAGTCGTTTGAGCTTAGTGAAGTATGCTGCAATGTCACTGTTTCCGTGTACTAAACCTGATAACTTCTTCTGCAGATGATAAAGCTTGGCTCCATTTGATCTCCCAAATCTCTGCTCCAAGCTGTCCCAAAGTTCTTTTGCAGTTTTGGAGTATATCACACTGTCTGCAATATCCTTTGAGAGAGCATTTAGGATCCAAGAGATGACCATGCCATTCACACAACTCTATTGTTCATGGTCTGGAGATTGATATGCTCTAGTAATAAAACCAAGTTTCTTCTTGGCTGACAAAGACAGGAGAATAGATCTCCTTCACCCTGGGTATCTTCTTCCATCAAACATAGTGTTGACTAGAGTCATTCTAGGTGAATCAGAGTTGTTGAGATGATAAGGGTGATTGACATCATAGCTAACTGGTTTTGCAGCATTGCTCGTATCACCAGTAGACGTGATGGTTATTTCAGGCATTTTAGGTTActgattatgatgatgaatctgaTGTAAATGGATTTGATGGTTGGACTAATGGATCGAGcttattgctctgataccatgtatgAAACTGAAGGAGAAATCTGATTGAAAAAATCTCCCGTGTTCTTTCATTGCTTGCTTTGTACAATGTGTATATTATACAATTGACatatatatttattcctcccACACTAACCCACTAACTTATGTCTCTTTATATTATAATCCTCTTACTAACCCCATTAATTTATGTCCCCTCATGTCCACTAATTTATGTCTTCTAACCCATTAATTATGTCCCCATATATTCTAAAGACATAATATGTACCACCACTTCTtcacccttcttcttcttcacctttCTTCGATATCTCTAAGTAAATCTCCACGAGTATTAGAATTAGGATATGGTTTATTCTTCCCAACATTATTTGAGGAAAAGTTGTTGGATTTCTCGTCTTGTTGTTTCACAGCTAACATAGCAAGAGAAACAGCATGTGCAGCTAAATTATCTACACTTATTGAACTAGCTATAGCAACTTCTAGAGTCAGGCGAATTTAGGATTTGAACTCTATGAGCTCAGATTCGAAATTCTATCGCATTTCATCTAATGTAATGGGCTAAATATCTattctttatttatatt
This genomic interval from Nicotiana tabacum cultivar K326 unplaced genomic scaffold, ASM71507v2 Un00172, whole genome shotgun sequence contains the following:
- the LOC142179019 gene encoding uncharacterized protein LOC142179019, with amino-acid sequence MVISWILNALSKDIADSVIYSKTAKELWDSLEQRFGRSNGAKLYHLQKKLSGKAKLTKSLEDQRLIQFLMRLNDIYVQARGNILMMNPLPSIDIAYSLLLQYENQREVYANAHFNSESISFMAAAEAKQPNAQLLPDFAAFMITGQGKNYQKLRSQTQRRAAISPKYNNSGQKFVKLQQRFKGKKKYNPKCYQTQIKGNIVLTHKECENSAGQSTQLNNSNFGQQLSKEQIAEMMHMYKQAKLVRAGNTGINVNAVAVYLTLSREGLNLLEASSLKSKGLFSSNVPSILKERNPVSESVSFSNPVQVNGTPDVKLWHVRLGHLPFSAMKHLYFLHCKSNSEFICDVCHKAKQTRNLFSISSIKSKNIFELIHVDIWEPYKSNTYNGFRYFLTVVDDYSIGTCTFLLSAKTNAFPMLKSFLPMVERQFNVKVRMIRSDNALELGKATQEAAFLASEVIIYQLSCVATSQQNGIVERKHRHILEIARGLMFQSKLHI